In the genome of Strix uralensis isolate ZFMK-TIS-50842 chromosome 19, bStrUra1, whole genome shotgun sequence, the window GATGAGATGTCTCCTGACATCAGCCCGGCCACTCGAGGGAGTCACGTCACCCTGGCTGGGGCAGGGTTGCAGTGGAGGTTGCAGCAAGGCACGTGAAGGTGATGTGCATCCTCTGCACGCCACAGGGCTGGCGGCCACGTGGGTGCCAGGAGCAGCGTGGCCGTGTTGGTGGGGATCTTTCCCAGGGTGGTGACCTGCTGGGAAGGTGAAGGAGCAGGGTGGAGCACTGTCAAAGCTTCGTCGCTTCCGGCACCTGAGCTGGCTGCTTGGAGTCAGCGTGAGATCTGGGCATGGTGGAGTGCTGAGCCAGGATACATGCCCCTAGGCACTGCCACAGCACAGCCAGCGTTAATGATCTCCAGTAACGCCAGCTGCTAGCCCAGCTTTTGCTGCTACGAGAGGCAGAGAGCCCTGAGATGAACCTCACCTACAGCATCTGTGCTGGATTTTGGGGGATCTGAACTTGGAGAAAAGCTGAATCCTTGACCTACCACCACCTGGATAAAGCTTGGGATACAGAACCCAAGGCTCTACTCTGGGTCCAAAACCTCATCTTTTCTGCTCATTTCTAGGCTTTGCTTGGGTCCTTGCCCTGACTGGCTATGCTGAAGCTGGTGGGCTTTTTTCTCTCAAGCCATaaatggttttttccttttcctatatctaaaaatattttatggcagCCAGAGACACTCTGCACACAGCTGGCTCCTGGTCTGAGGGCCCGATCCTTCACGCACACCCACGAGCCAAGGGGTGAGCCAGCCCATTGCTATCAGAGGAACTTCGCACGTGCAGCCAGGGAAGGACTTATGTAAGTGCCACTGGATTCCCCGACTAATTGGGATCCTATGGGAGAAGTGGAGGGGGAAAACCGGCAGGAAGGGAGTGAGTGTGCCAGTCACAGTGCAAAAGCAATGACTCAGGAGATGCACACGTCCACCTAAGGGGCTCAATTAACAGCGTTTTTAATAATGATTATTACAGGAGTTGACTCAGCACTCGAAAACGCTTTGAAGTTGAGAAGTGCTGCACTTCACACCTGTTATTAAAATACGTTCCCACTTAGTGGACCCTGCAGTCAGCATCTCCTCATGTGCAGCGCCCTGGAGGTGAAGTTTTGCTGGGACAGACACCTGCCAGAGGGAGGGCCTCATGTTTATTATCTGTGCCAGATCAAACACCTCTACTTTGCAAGTCGctgttcttctttccttctgatgCATTTTTAGCGCCTGCGGCAGACATTTATAGGGCAAAAGGACCTAGAGATCTAATTTTGCTCTGATACTCTTGTTTCTAGACAGTGGCAATGTCCAGGGAAAGCTGGTTTTGATGCTCTTTCCCCTCACTTACTCTCTGAGGTAGTAAAAAGTATGAGGAAAGTAGACCTTTAAATATGAATCTACTGAGACCTCCCTGGCTTCGCTCTTTGCCACCTCAATCAGACAGACAGGAGAATGGGCTCTGAGAGGTACTTTATGGCTTGAGCATCCATACACTTGGCTTGGGGAGCAAGATCATTTCTAGTGAGTCCTCTGCTAAGTCACTGTCCACATTTTGAGTCCATGTACATGTTGGGACCCTCATGGTGCCCTGGCTCATCTGCCCGCACATGTCAGGCACACATGTGCCCATTCAGAGCACATGTAAACAAACGAACAACCCTCCACGCGCTGGAGTCCCACCGACAGCGCCAGCAGTTCCAGTTTCACTGGCTCTTTAATCCAGCTCCATCAATAATTTACTCCTCTCTTGCAATTCATCAAATATTTATCCTCCCCATGAATTTCCCAGCCTGGACATGTCACTATAAGGGTAGAGGCGAGTGCTGGGGAGATACCACTCCTGGAAACTCCGCATTGTCGCAGTACTggcagcttcctcctctccttctacTGGCTTCGCACCTCTTCAGCCCTGTGATCTCATGCCCTTCTCCCTAGCACCCATCTTTGAAgcctttctctgcttctgtgaGAGATGTCAAAGCCTCTGGATACAGAAGTCCAGGGTTTGTGGGTCTCTTTGGCCCTTACACAGTTTTGAACTTTTTGACTAACTTGCTGAATTTGCCAGCAGCCTCAAAGTTGTACTTACGAAGTTTCTAAAATTTTGTGAAAATACATGCATGTGGAGCTACTGCTGATGCTGCCACAAGGGGAAAGCTGAGCACACCTCATAGCAGCTGTCAGGAAATACAGCCAGAAAGCTCACAGTCTGGGTCCAAATAATCTCCAGCTTAACATCTGGACACTGTTTTTATTGCTTCTGCCTTTTGCAGAATCATTTCCCTTCAGTATTACATAGCTGAGATGTTGGCAAAGCCTGAGGATTGCAAACTAGTCATGACACCAGCTGCgttgctctgctccagccccgctgtTCCCTGAACATCAGTGTCCAGAGCGGGCAGCAATGAGCCTGCCTGCAGTACAGGAGGGTGAATGTGCTGGACGGGGCTGTTACTGGGTCTTGTGCATGGGTGCTAGTGGTGCAGATGCAAAGCAGCAGGGGAAAGAAGTCCCTCAGCTCCTGTGATCTCCGTGCTCTTTCGCTGAGGTAGTTTTCAGACTCTTTCAAGTGAGACGAGCTGTAGCACAGAACACGTGGGGTTTGGGAGAGGGTTCTGGGCTTGCTGCTCCCAGCTCTTGTCAACACAGGTCCTAAAGCAGCAAGGAGTAAAGTAACGCAGGCTGAAGGTCTGAAGTGTGCATTTGCCTTCCAGACTCCTGGTGTCACCAGGGCTGAGATCTTCGTGGTGGAGGGGCAGTGCTTGGTTCCTCTAGAGCTCATTGAAAGGGTGGTGCGGAAATGGGCAGGAGCAgtgctgagccagagccctgctgCCCACGGGAAGTTGCTCCTAAGGGTGGTGGAGCTGCACAGCCTTAATAAAAGGCTTTGCCTTATCCATGTGCACAAAGGGAGAGCGCCTTGTTGACAGATACTGCTGCTGGCTGCATATCATTAGCACACGCGCTCGGGCGAAGGCTGGTGCCAGGAGGGGTGTGAACTATCTCTTGTTTCAGCAGATCACAAATACAGAGCAGTGTCAGGAGGACAGACTTCCCTTGAATCCTAAGTTTGTGTCTGTCCTGTCACAGGAGGCAGGAGATGTGGGCAAGCGGTTGTGCCCCATCAGCAGCTTGCTGGGGTAGGGGCCAGCACGGTGTGAGAAGAGATGCTAATGGCATTAGTCGAGTGTCCAGCTCTTGAGGAGTGCAGAAACCTAATCTCCACTTTCTCTGAAACTGGATTCTCAGGATGTGCTAATACCAATGCGCTTCAAGCCATGCAATCGAGACCAAGTAgtacatagtacagcaaaaaaccccacaaaaccccaacCCCAATGCCGATGCTAGCAACTTTGCTCTTATTCTCTACTGACAATGTGCCCTCTTGTGCCCCAGATTTCCCCAGGCACCAGTGAACGGGAGGGTGGGAAGgtgcagcagctggtgggtttCAGAACCATTGCTGAGGATGGCTGTTTCATGGTGGTGCTACCATCATGGTGGGACCCCATGGTGTCCCACACAGGATGTGGTGTATAGAGAGGGATTTTGGGATGTCTCTCCACAGAATCTGAATAAAGCCAAGATTTGAAGATAGAATCTGACTAGAATTTAATGAGATGTTTGAGATTTGAAATTTTATAACAAGCTCAAGGTCTGAGTTGGAATCAGCCCCATATCTCAGTTCTAGGCTATCCAGAATGTGGCTTGCCTCCCTCCAAAAGCTGATTTGGTGCAGGAACATATGTCTCCTGAGAGCTAAATTCAAGTCATGGGAATTACCACAGACTTGCATGTCAGACATGTGATTCCATGTCAGCGGTGCACCCTTCCAGAAGACCTGCTTAAAATTAAGCTGTAGGGGCCAAAGCTGTGTAGCTTCATATTTTGAGGAGGCAACAGTTCATGGAGCTGATTTTGCCCTGCACAGCTGGGAATGtctgagaagagtctgtcagCCATGCCTGCATGCTAACCAGTTGATTTTCTTGCTGTCTAGGGGCGATCCAGACAAATGTGACATCTGGGGGAACACCCCTCTCCACCTGGCAGCAGCCAATGGCCACCTgaactgcctctccttcctcatctcttttGGGGCCAACATCTGGTGCCTGGACAATGACTACCACACCCCACTGGACATGGCAGCCATGAAGGGGCACATGGAGTGTGTGCGATACCTGGACTCTATTGCTGCCAAGCAGAGCAGCCTTAACCCCAAGCTGGTGAGCAAACTGAAGGACAAGGCCTTTCGGGACGCAGAGCGGAGGATTAAGGACTGTGTGAAGCTGCAGAAGAAGCACCATGAAAGGATGGAGAAGCGGTACAGAAAGGAGATGTCAGATAATTCGGATACCATGAGCTTCTCCAGCTATTCGAGTAGCACCTTAAGCAAGAAGTTCCAACACATGTCTATGGTGACTTCCTTGCCATACTCACAAGCCACCATCCATGGCACAGCCAAGGGAAAGACGAAAATACAAAAGAAGCTAGAGAAGAAGAAGCAGGTGGATGGAACGTTCAAGATCTACGAGGATGGGAGGAAAAGCGTGCGGTCTCTGTCTGGTCTGCAGCTGGGGAATGATGTCATGTTTGTGAAGCAGGGCACATACGCCAGCCCCAAGGAGTGGACTCGGCGTAATATCAGAGACATGTTCCTCACAGATGAAGACACTGTCTCCCGTGCCATAAGTGACCCGGGTTTGCACATGGACTCGGCCCACTCGGAAGTCAGCACCGACTCTGGCCACGACTCCTTGTTCAACCGCCCCGGGCTGGGCACCATGGTGTTCCGGCGCAACTACGTCAGCGGCGGGCTTTTTGGGATCGGCCGGGAGGACGCTGGCATGCTGGGTGAAGACAACGCAGACGGGATGGGTGTCAAACTGCGGAGCCGCCTGCAGCGCTCGCCAAGTCTCAACGATAGCATTGGCAGTGCCAACAG includes:
- the USH1G gene encoding pre-mRNA splicing regulator USH1G: MNDQYHRAARDGYLDLLKEATKKDLNSPDEDGMTPTLWAAYHGNLDALRLIVSRGGDPDKCDIWGNTPLHLAAANGHLNCLSFLISFGANIWCLDNDYHTPLDMAAMKGHMECVRYLDSIAAKQSSLNPKLVSKLKDKAFRDAERRIKDCVKLQKKHHERMEKRYRKEMSDNSDTMSFSSYSSSTLSKKFQHMSMVTSLPYSQATIHGTAKGKTKIQKKLEKKKQVDGTFKIYEDGRKSVRSLSGLQLGNDVMFVKQGTYASPKEWTRRNIRDMFLTDEDTVSRAISDPGLHMDSAHSEVSTDSGHDSLFNRPGLGTMVFRRNYVSGGLFGIGREDAGMLGEDNADGMGVKLRSRLQRSPSLNDSIGSANSLQERNAEELPWDEVELGLDDDDEPDTSPLETFLASLHMFEFITILKKEKIDLEALMLCSDNDLKSINIPLGPRKKIVDAIQRRRQTLEKPDVIVDTEL